DNA sequence from the Halobacterium sp. DL1 genome:
CGGCTTCGTCGCCGGCGCCGTCGCCGGGATGCTCCTGCTGTCGCCGGGGACGGCCGGGTGGACGAGAATGGGCGTGGTCGTAGCGGCCGTCCTCCTGGGCTACGGGACGTTCGTCGCGCGCAACGTCGCGGTGTACAGCCCCGGCTACGGGGCCGATGGGTCCGAGCTATGAGTTCGATTCCGGGCGACGAGGCGTACGACGTCGAGGTGGACGTCTCCGACGCGGACCGGGAGCGCGCGCTCGCCGTCCGTCCCAAGGACGTCGACCCGGCCGACGAACTGACGTTCGCGCGGAACGTCTTCGTCCCGCTGACCACCGCGTGTCGGTACACCTGCACGTACTGCACCTACTACGACGTCCCCGGCGAGGCGACGCTACTGAGCCCCGAGGACGTCCGCGAGACGTGTCGCACCGGCGCCGAGGCCGGCTGTACGGAGGCGCTGTTCACGTTCGGCGACGACCCCGACGACCGTTACACGGAGATTCACGACCAGCTAGCCGAGTGGGGCCACGACTCCATCCACGACTACCTCCGCGAGGTCTGCGAGATAGCCCTCGACGAGGGGTTGCTCCCGCACGCGAACCCCGGCGACCAGACCCGCGAGCAGATGGAACGGGTCGCGGACCTGAACGCCTCGATGGGCGTCATGCTGGAGACGACGGCCGACGTGCAGGCCCACGGCGGCCCCCGGGCGAAGAACCCCGGCCAGCGACTCCACACCATCCGGACCGCGGGCGAACTCGGCGTCCCGTTCACCACCGGCATCCTCGTCGGCATCGGCGAGGACGTCGAGGACCGCGCCGAGAGCCTGCTCGCCATCCGTGACCTCCACGAGCGCTACGGGCACGTCCAGGAGGTCATCGTCCAGCCGGTCAGCCCGAACGAGCGCTGGCAGGCGGACCCGCCGAGCGAGGCGACGATGCGCCGGACGGTGGCGATGGCGCGAGCAGTGCTCCCGGAGGAGGTGGCCGTGCAGGTGCCGCCGAACCTCGCGGACGCCCGGGCGCTGCTGGACTGCGGGGTCGAGGACCTGGGTGGCGTCTCCCCAGTCACTGACGACTACATCAACCCGGACTACGCGTGGCCCGCGCTCCGCGAACTCGCGGACATCGCGGAGCACGGCGGCGTCCCGCTGCGCGAGCGACTCCCCGTTTACGAGCGGTTCCTCCCCGACGGCGTGCGGGACGGCGACGGGAGCCTGGAGAACGAGTGGGTGGGCGAGCGCATCGGCCGCGCGCTGATTGCGGACGACGACGCGGGCCGGCGCTACCGCGCTGTCCTGGACGACTAGACGTCGAGGCGCTCGCCGAGCCGCCCGATGGGTTTCCTGACGAGAACGTACACCGCCGACACCGACAGCATCGCCAGCGTGAGCCGACGGACCAGGTCGCCGTACAGCAGGAGGCCGGGCAGTGAGAACGCGGCGACGACGAGCAGGTCCTCCGGTGAGCCGTCGTAGCGGACCCAGCGCCGGGGCGCAATCCACCGGCCGCGGCGGTGAGCGTAGACGCCGCGCTGGTCGTCGTTGCTCCACGGCCGGGAGCCGAGGCCGCCGCCGAACATGTCTGTGACGGAGTGGACGGCGGCGGAGAGCAGGAAGAACGCGGCGCCGGCGGTGATCGGCGACGGCGCGAGCACGGCGACGACGAAGCCGACGGCGACGAACGGCCAGTACAGTTCGGGGTAGTGCAGCGTCTTGCGGTGGGCGACGTACGCGACGTCGAGGTCCGGGAAGATGCCGCCGGCCATCGCGCCGAGCGCCGCCGGAACGGCGAGTTCGGGGGCGACCCACAGCGTGCTCGCTGCGAGCGTGACGCCGATGGCGGCGTGGGTGGTGCTCATCATGGCGGTCAGTCGTCCGCGCTGGCCGTCCCGGAGGCGGCGTCGGCGTCGCGTTCGGGGACCAGCGGCGTGCCGTCCGCCTGCGGCCCGAGTCGGGGGCCGAGGGGGTCCTCGTCGGGGTCGACGACGCGGCGTTCAGTGTAGTCCGTCGAGCGCTCGACGGGCGTGCGGCCGATGGCCGATATCATCTCGGCGTAGTCACGGACGGAGCGGAACTCGCCGTGCTGGCCGCCCGCACGCTTCGTGATCTCCTCGGAGAGGATGGTGCCCATGAAGTCGTCGGCGCCGCAGTTGAGCAGTTTCAGGCCCTTCGCGTTCCCGAACTTCACCCACGACGACTGGATGTGTTCGACGTTGTCGAGGAAGAGCCGAGACACCGCGACCATCAGTTCGTCCTCGGCGTCGCTGGCGCCGCCGGTGACGACGCCGCGGTCGAACAGCGGCGTCTCCCGGTGGACGAACGAGAGCGGAACGAACTCCGTGATGTTGTCCGTGCGGTCCTGCAGGCCCCGGATTACGTCGAGGTGGTGGACGCGGTGGGCGGCGTTGTCGACGTGACCGTACATGATGGTCGCGGTCATCGGGAGGCCGACGTCGGCGGCCGCCTCCATCGCAGCGACCCACTCGTCGGTCGATATCTTCCCTGGACAGATGACGTCCCGGACCTCGTCGACGAGAATCTCGGCGGCGGTGCCCGGGACGGTGTCCAGGCCCGCGTCGGCGAGTTGCTGGTACACCTCGCGGTAGCCCCACTCGACGCCGCGCTGGGCGTGTTCGGCTTCCTCCGGGGTGATCGAGTGGACGTGGGCGCCGGCCTCGCTCATCGCGCGTATCTGCTCGACGTACGTGTGCGGGTCCGTGTCGTAGCGCTCGGGGGGCTTGTAGTTGTGCTCCTGGTTCTGGGGGTCGAGGGCCTCGCGGTGTTCCTCGTTCAGGCCGAAGGCGGGGTGGAGCCCCGAGACGGACGTGACCTCGTAGACGCCGCGCTCGACAGCGTCGGCGACGGCGTCGTGGGACTCCTCGGGCGTCTTCGTGAAGCCGGCGTGGGCCTCGTCGTGGTCGGTCTCGAACCGGTGGGCGGTGTCCTTGAAGTTGCAGAACAGGCAGCCCGTGTTGCAGGCCGTCGTGACGTTGTTGTTCACGTTCGCGACGAACGTCACCTCGTCGCCGACCACCTCGGCGCGGCGGCGGTCGGCGGCCTCGAGGACGAGTTCCTTCCGCCGGGGGTCGATGCCCTCGACGTCCGTGCCGGTGGTGATGAGTTCGATGCCGTCGTCGACGGTGAGGCGGTCGCCGGCGCGCGCCTTCGACAGCGCGTTCTCGAACGACTGGTCGGTGTCGGGGACCACGTCGAAATCGAACTCGCCGGCGTCGGTCATGTGCGATGGAACTGCGCGCACGGACAAAAAGCCTCTCACAGCGGCCACGTGCGCCACGCGTGCCACGAACGTGTACAACTCCACTCGAAGCGAAGGGGTTGTGGGCACGAGAGTGAAAGATTCATGGTCGTCGGTCACCCCGGTACGCCCATGACGAGCGTCAAGGACCTCCGGGTGGAGGAGCCACCGACCCGGGAGTCGCTGGGTCGCGGCGTCTTCGAGTTCAGCGACCGCTACTCCGTCTTCGACTGGGGGGAGATGCCCGACCTGATTCCGCGCAAGGGCGCCAGCCTCGCCACGATGGGCGCGTTCAACTTCGAACTCCTCGAGACCGAGGGGGTGCCGACGCACTACGAGGGTGTTCGGACAGACAGCGGTGACACGGTCGCGCTCGCGGACGCCCCCGAACCCCCGACCGAGATGGTCGTCGCGCTCACGCAGGTGCCCGACCTCCCGTTCGAGAACGGGAGCTACGACTACGACGCCTACCACGAGGCCGCTGCCGGGAACTACCTCGTGCCCCTGGAGGTCGTCTTCCGGAACAGCGTCCCGGTGGGGTCGAGTCTCCGGAAGCGCCGCGACTCCGCGGACTTCGACCTCGACTTCGAGGAGTGGCCCGACGAGCGCGTCGACCTCCCGAGTCCGGTCGTGGAGTTCTCCACGAAGTACGAGGAGCAGGACCGCTACCTCACACGGGAGGAAGCCGACCACATCGCGGGCCGCGCGAGTATCGAGGACCTCGAAGCGCTTGCCCGCGAGGTGAACCGCGTCGTCACCGAGCGCGCCGAGCGCGCGGGCTTCGTCCACGAAGACGGGAAGATAGAGTGTCTCTACGTCGACGGCGAGGTCCGCGTCGCGGACGTCGTCGGCACGTTCGACGAGAACCGCTTCGGGTTCGAGGGCCGCGAGGTCTCCAAGGAGGTCGTCAGGCAGTACTACAAGCGCGCCGACCCCGAGTGGGTCGAGGCCGTCGCGGCGGCCAAACAGGAGGCCGACGACCGCGGCGTCGCGGACTGGCGCGCGCTCTGCGAGGCGTCCCCGGACCCGCTTCCCGAGGAACTCGTGCAGGCCACCTCAGAGATGTACGCGGCGGGCGCGAACCGCTACACGGACCACGAGTGGTTCGACGCGCCGCCGCTCGGCGAGGCGCTCGCCGCGTTCGACCAGTGAGGTCGCCGCGGTGGGGCGCGGTCGCCGCCGCCGTCGGCCTGGTCGTCGTGGCGGCGTCGCTGGTCCCCGGCTCCACGGGTGCAGCCAGCGCTCTCCCCGCGAACGCGGACAAACTCCTCCACGCCGGGGGCTACGCGGCACTCTCGTTCTCCGTCGCCGCCGCAATGCGGGCCCGAACCGTCCGCACACTCGCGGTAGTCGTCCTCGCCGTCGCGGCTCTCGGCGGCGCCGTCGAACTCGTCCAGCCGGCAGTCGGCCGCACCCTCAGCCTCCTCGACGCCGCCGCGAACCTCGTGGGCGCTTCAGTCGGCGCCACCATCCGATGGCTCGTAACAGCCCGGACAGCCGACAGCCTGGCGGATTGAAATGGCGAGCGCGGCTCGCGGGCGAAGCCCGTTTGCGCCTCAGTGACCCCTATCGCGAACGCGGTGAGCGATATGTCACTGAGCGTGCGCGAGCCGCGCGAGGGCTTTCAGAGTGGGTCTGCTACTGACGCACATCATACAGAGAACGCACGAGCGACTAGACGAAGCCGCTTTACGCCCGCGACAACTCCGAACGAGTAATGAGCGAGCCGAGCGCGGAGGTCTACGAGCAGGGGCGGGGGATGGACGCCCACAACAAGGTGATGCGGGAGCTGCGGGACGAGAAGGGGTCGAAGGACTACGCGCCGGACGAGCCGACGCGGGTCTGGCTGGACGAGGACAACACGCCGGACGGCGTCTACCAGAGCCTCACCATCATCCTGAACACCGGCGGCTGTCGGTGGGCGCGGGCCGGCGGCTGCACGATGTGCGGCTACGTCGCGGAGTCCGTCGAGGGCGGGAGCGTCGCCCACGAGGATCTGATGAAGCAGGTCGACGCTTGCCTGGCCCACGAGCGCGAGGAGGCCGACGAGCAGAGCGGCCTGATCAAGATCTACACGAGCGGGTCGTTCCTCGACGAGCGGGAGGTGCCCGCGGAGACGCGACAGGCCATCGCCGAGACGTTCAGCGACCGCGAGCGCATCGTCGTGGAGAGCCTGCCGGACTTCGTCGACCGGGAGAAGATCGCAGATTTCACCTCGGTGGGCCTGAAGACGGACGTCGCAGTGGGCCTCGAAACCGCCAACGACCGCGTGCGCCACGACTGCGTGAACAAGTACTTCGACTTCAGCGACTTCGAGGCGGCGTGCGCGGAGGCTCGCGAGGCCGACGCGGCCGCGGCGACCGCGGGCGCCGGCGTGAAGGCGTACCTGCTGATGAAGCCGCCGTTCCTCGCGGAGTCCGAGGCCATCGCGGACATGGAGCAGTCCATCCGACGCTGTGCGGACGTCGAGGGCTGCCACACCGTCTCGATGAACCCGACGAACGTCCAGCGCTACACGATGGTCGACCAGCTGCACTTCCGGGGCGGCTACCGGCCGCCGTGGCTCTGGTCGGTCGCAGCGGTCCTCGAATCGACCGCAGACGCGGACGCCATCGTCGTCTCCGACCCCGTGGGTCACGGCAGCGACCGCGGGCCGCACAACTGCGGCGAGTGCGACGACCTGGTCCAGGAGGCCATCAAGGACTTCGACCTCCGGCAGGACCCCTCCGTGTTCTCGGAGGTGTCCTGTGAGTGCGAGGCGACCCACGAGGCCGTCGTGGAGCGCGAGAAGAGCTACAACCTGCCGCTCGCGGAGTAGCGCGGCCCTCGCCGCCAGGTTAGTCGAGCGTCTCGATTCTGTCTCCGGGGCGAACTGTCCCGGTTTCGAGGACGTCCGCTCGAAGCCCGCCTCGGTGCGCCAGCGCGTCGAGGACGTTCTTCCCGGTGAGGTCCTGGAGGTAGCCACAGGGTTCACACAGCCGGTCGCCCCGGCAGACGACGTCGCCGACGCGGAACCGCGTGCCGACGAGGTGGTTGAGCGCGACGTCCCGCGTGACGACGTTCCGTCGGTGCTCCCCCGGCGCGAGTTCGATGCCCGCCTCGCGTTCGATTGCCTCGATGGCTTCCTGCTCGATGAGCGTCAAATCGTAGCCGTCCCCGCGGTC
Encoded proteins:
- a CDS encoding antibiotic resistance protein VanZ, whose amino-acid sequence is MRSPRWGAVAAAVGLVVVAASLVPGSTGAASALPANADKLLHAGGYAALSFSVAAAMRARTVRTLAVVVLAVAALGGAVELVQPAVGRTLSLLDAAANLVGASVGATIRWLVTARTADSLAD
- a CDS encoding radical SAM protein translates to MPGDEAYDVEVDVSDADRERALAVRPKDVDPADELTFARNVFVPLTTACRYTCTYCTYYDVPGEATLLSPEDVRETCRTGAEAGCTEALFTFGDDPDDRYTEIHDQLAEWGHDSIHDYLREVCEIALDEGLLPHANPGDQTREQMERVADLNASMGVMLETTADVQAHGGPRAKNPGQRLHTIRTAGELGVPFTTGILVGIGEDVEDRAESLLAIRDLHERYGHVQEVIVQPVSPNERWQADPPSEATMRRTVAMARAVLPEEVAVQVPPNLADARALLDCGVEDLGGVSPVTDDYINPDYAWPALRELADIAEHGGVPLRERLPVYERFLPDGVRDGDGSLENEWVGERIGRALIADDDAGRRYRAVLDD
- a CDS encoding FO synthase: MTDAGEFDFDVVPDTDQSFENALSKARAGDRLTVDDGIELITTGTDVEGIDPRRKELVLEAADRRRAEVVGDEVTFVANVNNNVTTACNTGCLFCNFKDTAHRFETDHDEAHAGFTKTPEESHDAVADAVERGVYEVTSVSGLHPAFGLNEEHREALDPQNQEHNYKPPERYDTDPHTYVEQIRAMSEAGAHVHSITPEEAEHAQRGVEWGYREVYQQLADAGLDTVPGTAAEILVDEVRDVICPGKISTDEWVAAMEAAADVGLPMTATIMYGHVDNAAHRVHHLDVIRGLQDRTDNITEFVPLSFVHRETPLFDRGVVTGGASDAEDELMVAVSRLFLDNVEHIQSSWVKFGNAKGLKLLNCGADDFMGTILSEEITKRAGGQHGEFRSVRDYAEMISAIGRTPVERSTDYTERRVVDPDEDPLGPRLGPQADGTPLVPERDADAASGTASADD
- a CDS encoding membrane protein — protein: MMSTTHAAIGVTLAASTLWVAPELAVPAALGAMAGGIFPDLDVAYVAHRKTLHYPELYWPFVAVGFVVAVLAPSPITAGAAFFLLSAAVHSVTDMFGGGLGSRPWSNDDQRGVYAHRRGRWIAPRRWVRYDGSPEDLLVVAAFSLPGLLLYGDLVRRLTLAMLSVSAVYVLVRKPIGRLGERLDV
- a CDS encoding phosphoribosylaminoimidazole-succinocarboxamide synthase (catalyzes the formation of (S)-2-(5-amino-1-(5-phospho-D-ribosyl)imidazole-4-carboxamido)succinate from 5-amino-1-(5-phospho-D-ribosyl)imidazole-4-carboxylate and L-aspartate in purine biosynthesis; SAICAR synthase), which codes for MTSVKDLRVEEPPTRESLGRGVFEFSDRYSVFDWGEMPDLIPRKGASLATMGAFNFELLETEGVPTHYEGVRTDSGDTVALADAPEPPTEMVVALTQVPDLPFENGSYDYDAYHEAAAGNYLVPLEVVFRNSVPVGSSLRKRRDSADFDLDFEEWPDERVDLPSPVVEFSTKYEEQDRYLTREEADHIAGRASIEDLEALAREVNRVVTERAERAGFVHEDGKIECLYVDGEVRVADVVGTFDENRFGFEGREVSKEVVRQYYKRADPEWVEAVAAAKQEADDRGVADWRALCEASPDPLPEELVQATSEMYAAGANRYTDHEWFDAPPLGEALAAFDQ
- a CDS encoding Elongator protein 3/MiaB/NifB, producing the protein MSEPSAEVYEQGRGMDAHNKVMRELRDEKGSKDYAPDEPTRVWLDEDNTPDGVYQSLTIILNTGGCRWARAGGCTMCGYVAESVEGGSVAHEDLMKQVDACLAHEREEADEQSGLIKIYTSGSFLDEREVPAETRQAIAETFSDRERIVVESLPDFVDREKIADFTSVGLKTDVAVGLETANDRVRHDCVNKYFDFSDFEAACAEAREADAAAATAGAGVKAYLLMKPPFLAESEAIADMEQSIRRCADVEGCHTVSMNPTNVQRYTMVDQLHFRGGYRPPWLWSVAAVLESTADADAIVVSDPVGHGSDRGPHNCGECDDLVQEAIKDFDLRQDPSVFSEVSCECEATHEAVVEREKSYNLPLAE
- a CDS encoding sulfurase, coding for MNGMGTAERIFTAPDAGVEMVERSDVEAVAGRGLRGDRYFSDVETGTFVTWDADDDRGDGYDLTLIEQEAIEAIEREAGIELAPGEHRRNVVTRDVALNHLVGTRFRVGDVVCRGDRLCEPCGYLQDLTGKNVLDALAHRGGLRADVLETGTVRPGDRIETLD